The following coding sequences are from one Streptomyces sp. NBC_01232 window:
- a CDS encoding DUF4235 domain-containing protein, with translation MKASGAAYKHVGFLLGAASGMVAGAVFKQAWKIIEGEGDAPDATDEDRTWTQILLAAAIQGAIFAVVKSSVERSGAVAIRRVTGAWPG, from the coding sequence ATGAAGGCCTCCGGCGCTGCCTACAAGCATGTCGGATTCCTCCTCGGGGCGGCGAGCGGCATGGTCGCGGGGGCCGTGTTCAAGCAGGCTTGGAAGATCATCGAAGGTGAGGGTGATGCCCCGGACGCCACTGACGAAGACCGCACGTGGACGCAGATCCTGCTCGCCGCTGCGATTCAGGGAGCGATCTTCGCCGTGGTCAAGTCGTCGGTCGAGCGATCGGGCGCAGTGGCCATACGTCGTGTGACCGGAGCCTGGCCGGGCTGA
- a CDS encoding DUF6479 family protein: MTAIDTLAADGQASLFLIFAGVVLVILLIGAFWYGSRRRRREVPPTEQNPVAQSRADSWQTPEEHARDQKDQEYPRP; this comes from the coding sequence ATGACAGCTATCGACACGCTCGCGGCCGACGGCCAGGCCTCGCTCTTCCTCATCTTCGCCGGAGTGGTCCTGGTCATCCTCCTGATCGGTGCCTTCTGGTACGGGAGCCGGCGCAGGCGCCGCGAAGTACCGCCGACCGAGCAGAATCCCGTCGCACAAAGCCGCGCGGACTCCTGGCAGACCCCGGAAGAGCATGCGCGCGATCAAAAGGACCAAGAGTATCCCCGGCCTTGA
- a CDS encoding hemerythrin domain-containing protein, protein MIEKLTTHTWIEEKIFYPAAREAAPDTKDHVLESIEEHHVVLWMQSELKDLDAADERFDAKMSVLMENVRHHVEEEEKEWFPDVRKAMGRNRLAELGEQMEAAKKRAPGEPLAVPSAKH, encoded by the coding sequence GTGATCGAGAAGCTGACCACGCACACCTGGATCGAGGAGAAGATCTTCTACCCGGCGGCCCGTGAAGCGGCACCCGACACGAAGGACCATGTCCTGGAGAGCATCGAGGAGCATCACGTCGTGCTGTGGATGCAGTCGGAGCTCAAGGATCTGGACGCGGCCGACGAGCGGTTCGACGCAAAGATGAGCGTGCTGATGGAGAACGTCCGCCACCACGTCGAGGAAGAGGAGAAGGAGTGGTTCCCCGATGTCCGCAAGGCCATGGGTCGTAACCGCCTCGCTGAACTCGGCGAACAGATGGAGGCGGCGAAGAAGAGGGCGCCGGGCGAGCCCCTGGCTGTTCCGAGCGCCAAGCACTGA
- a CDS encoding alcohol dehydrogenase catalytic domain-containing protein: MKAAVYEGPRTVTVKDVPDAKIEHPGDILVKITTTNICGSDLHMYEGRTSFETGRTLGHENLGQVVEVGDAVSKIKGEDWVVLPFNIACGFCKQCEQGLTNYCLTMQPKPDMAGAAYGFAEMGPYQGGQAELLWVPYGDFNALRLGEDAAERQLDYVMLADIFPTGYHATEMAGVKPGDQTIVYGAGPVGLMAAYSAILKGAGRVWVADHQPDRLRIAEEIGAIAINTAEQDPAEVVKEATLGLGADNGCECVGYQAHDPQGHEDATLTMNGLIDSVRFTGGIGVVGVFLPEDPGGAEAQGELEAQGKVPLDFGMLWFKGQRIGTGQAPVKRYNRALRDLIAGGRAEPSFLVSHELGLDEASSAYEHFDNRDDGWTKVVLHPNGTNGSSRRASADKRGSRATGGSSGHTVEELRQEAKAQGIEGRSHMNKQQLERALKH; encoded by the coding sequence ATGAAAGCGGCAGTGTACGAAGGACCGCGGACGGTGACGGTCAAGGACGTCCCCGACGCGAAGATCGAGCACCCCGGCGACATCCTGGTGAAGATCACCACCACCAACATCTGCGGCTCCGACCTCCACATGTACGAAGGCCGGACCTCCTTCGAGACGGGCCGGACCCTCGGCCACGAGAACCTCGGCCAGGTCGTCGAGGTGGGCGATGCCGTCAGCAAGATCAAGGGCGAAGACTGGGTGGTGCTGCCCTTCAACATCGCCTGCGGCTTCTGCAAGCAGTGCGAACAGGGCCTCACCAACTACTGCCTGACCATGCAGCCCAAGCCGGACATGGCCGGCGCCGCGTACGGCTTCGCCGAGATGGGCCCGTACCAGGGCGGCCAGGCAGAGCTGCTGTGGGTCCCGTACGGCGACTTCAACGCCCTGCGCCTGGGCGAGGACGCCGCCGAGCGCCAGCTCGACTACGTGATGCTGGCGGACATCTTCCCCACGGGCTATCACGCCACCGAGATGGCGGGCGTCAAGCCCGGTGACCAGACGATCGTCTACGGCGCCGGTCCGGTCGGCCTCATGGCCGCTTACTCGGCGATCCTCAAGGGCGCCGGCCGTGTATGGGTCGCCGACCACCAGCCCGATCGGCTCCGGATCGCCGAAGAGATCGGCGCCATCGCCATCAACACCGCCGAGCAGGATCCGGCCGAGGTGGTCAAGGAAGCGACCCTCGGGCTGGGTGCGGACAACGGCTGCGAGTGCGTCGGCTACCAGGCCCACGACCCGCAGGGGCACGAGGACGCCACCTTGACGATGAACGGGCTGATCGACTCGGTCCGGTTCACCGGTGGAATCGGCGTCGTCGGCGTGTTCCTGCCCGAGGACCCCGGAGGCGCCGAGGCCCAGGGCGAGCTCGAAGCCCAGGGAAAGGTACCGCTGGACTTCGGCATGCTCTGGTTCAAGGGCCAGCGCATCGGCACCGGCCAGGCACCCGTCAAGCGCTACAACCGGGCCCTGCGTGACCTGATCGCCGGCGGCAGGGCCGAGCCCAGCTTCCTCGTCTCCCACGAACTCGGCCTCGACGAGGCCTCATCGGCCTACGAACACTTCGACAACCGCGACGACGGCTGGACCAAGGTCGTCCTCCACCCCAACGGCACCAACGGCAGTAGCCGCCGGGCATCCGCCGACAAGCGAGGCAGCCGCGCCACGGGGGGGTCCTCCGGGCACACCGTGGAAGAGCTGCGCCAGGAGGCCAAGGCTCAGGGCATCGAAGGCCGTTCGCACATGAACAAGCAACAGCTGGAGCGGGCCCTCAAGCATTGA
- a CDS encoding FUSC family protein produces the protein MPGGVEAARRIWSAATEQADYLRRAVRGAGSERDQVLLVAKTVVAAMAAWILARYLLPPAVSTFAPFTALVALQATVYRSVRDCLQYVVAMAAGVTLAATLAAVAGIHGWTFAFLTLIALCIGRIRRFGQQGLQVAIVGFFAFSSGQGQIDYIGHLVASVGIGALCGLAAHLVLAPARHTHHRQQAVTGLYSTMSRRLDDLADTLEADDPDRDHLRQWRRDWRSLSAECERIRHTIEAEIENGRMNPRPAISGSGEVLPRAREAITVAERSMDHLRSMSRALDYALGSGELGNLPAAFRPGFSAVLRAVGTVMEEMGQASPTDPELLDARIDEAAAELDRVQQQERTTPEASPAAHALQGTLLTDAGRLLADLRSGQQIRART, from the coding sequence TTGCCCGGAGGGGTGGAAGCGGCGCGAAGGATCTGGTCGGCGGCCACAGAGCAAGCCGACTATCTGCGGCGCGCGGTGCGGGGAGCCGGGAGCGAGCGGGACCAGGTGCTGCTGGTCGCCAAGACCGTGGTCGCGGCGATGGCGGCGTGGATCCTCGCGCGGTACCTGCTACCGCCTGCAGTTTCGACGTTCGCGCCGTTCACCGCGCTGGTGGCGCTTCAGGCGACCGTGTACCGGTCGGTCCGGGACTGCCTCCAGTACGTGGTGGCCATGGCAGCGGGAGTCACGCTCGCCGCCACCCTGGCGGCCGTGGCCGGTATCCACGGCTGGACATTCGCCTTTCTCACCCTGATCGCGCTCTGCATCGGCAGGATCCGGCGCTTCGGCCAGCAGGGCCTCCAAGTAGCCATCGTCGGCTTCTTCGCGTTCTCCTCCGGCCAGGGACAGATCGACTACATCGGCCACCTGGTCGCGTCCGTGGGCATCGGGGCGCTCTGCGGCCTCGCCGCCCATCTCGTCCTCGCTCCCGCCCGGCACACCCACCACCGTCAGCAAGCCGTCACCGGCCTCTACAGCACCATGTCCCGGCGCCTCGACGACCTCGCCGACACCCTCGAAGCGGACGATCCCGACCGGGATCACCTGCGCCAGTGGCGCCGCGACTGGCGCAGCCTGTCCGCCGAGTGTGAGCGCATCCGCCACACCATCGAAGCCGAAATCGAAAACGGCCGTATGAACCCGCGCCCGGCCATCAGCGGATCCGGTGAGGTCCTCCCCCGCGCTCGGGAGGCAATCACCGTCGCCGAACGCAGCATGGACCACCTCCGTTCCATGTCCCGGGCCTTGGACTACGCCCTCGGCAGCGGCGAACTCGGGAATCTCCCCGCCGCTTTCCGGCCCGGCTTCAGCGCTGTCCTGCGCGCCGTGGGCACGGTGATGGAGGAGATGGGCCAGGCGTCTCCCACCGATCCGGAGCTCCTCGACGCGAGGATCGACGAAGCGGCCGCAGAACTCGACCGTGTGCAACAGCAGGAACGGACCACCCCGGAAGCCTCCCCGGCCGCACACGCCTTGCAGGGCACGCTCCTCACGGATGCCGGCCGCCTCCTGGCCGATCTCCGGTCGGGCCAGCAGATCCGCGCCAGGACCTGA
- a CDS encoding DUF1622 domain-containing protein: protein MTLPVDLLSESEVQELIGWLVRVIEAAGALIIFTGALWAFARFASTGLRRRSLIGEFNKIRLSLGRFLVLGLEFQLAGDVLRTAVAPGFTEIGQLAAIAVIRTLLNFFLTREIAEERAEIEQDRKGSEPRLAAP from the coding sequence ATGACACTGCCCGTAGACCTACTGTCCGAGTCCGAGGTTCAGGAGCTGATCGGATGGCTCGTCCGTGTGATCGAGGCCGCCGGCGCACTGATCATCTTCACCGGTGCGCTGTGGGCGTTCGCCCGCTTCGCCTCGACCGGGCTCCGCAGGCGATCGCTCATCGGTGAGTTCAACAAGATCCGGTTGAGCCTGGGGCGCTTCCTCGTTCTGGGACTGGAATTCCAGCTCGCGGGTGATGTGCTGCGCACCGCCGTCGCCCCCGGCTTTACGGAGATCGGGCAGTTGGCTGCCATCGCCGTGATCCGGACCCTCCTGAACTTCTTCCTGACCCGGGAAATCGCGGAGGAGCGGGCCGAGATCGAACAGGACCGCAAAGGGTCCGAGCCTCGCCTCGCAGCTCCCTGA